The proteins below are encoded in one region of Deferribacter autotrophicus:
- a CDS encoding ArsR/SmtB family transcription factor, producing MDKKWLETYAEKFKVLGHPVRLQIVIGLLNNECNVSKICEGLKIPQATTSQHLIALKNKGILDCKREGTTVCYYVVDEDVKAIVEKLIEVTGVDPSCK from the coding sequence ATGGATAAAAAATGGCTGGAAACTTATGCAGAAAAATTCAAAGTACTTGGACATCCAGTAAGATTGCAGATTGTTATTGGTTTATTGAATAATGAATGTAATGTTTCTAAAATTTGTGAAGGTTTAAAGATCCCTCAAGCTACCACAAGTCAACATCTAATTGCTTTGAAAAATAAAGGGATACTTGATTGTAAAAGAGAAGGAACTACAGTTTGTTACTATGTGGTAGATGAGGATGTAAAAGCTATTGTAGAAAAGCTAATCGAAGTAACAGGTGTCGATCCAAGTTGTAAATGA
- a CDS encoding M48 family metallopeptidase, with translation MTGVGFLILFIIVLLESFEIFLEIVNIKYARRIVYGDKRAIPDFLKSDELKRSIDYQWDKIKVGIVESLVSLFFLLVIFITGIIQWYATKIMNYTESEFIRALLFLGSIQLITGLISLPFSLYRQFVVEEKYGFNKMSFSLFFRDLFLGTIIGGIISSILLFVIIKIIEIFPRSWWLIASIFTYIFILFLNYIYPVLIAPLFNRFEPIDDEELIDGIKDLSEKSGFDISEVVKMDASKRSTHSNAYFSGFGKKKRVVLFDTLIDKLSVDELLAVLAHELGHFKMKHILKNLFISFIMILISFLLTYFVINKDFIYLWFGFDKSIFIGLFLVTLLFAPFKFIISPIFMSISRKHEFEADSFAAKLLKGGMTLKSALIKLHKDNLSNPFPHPLYVFLNYSHPPLLERIKRLESYGV, from the coding sequence ATGACAGGTGTAGGGTTTTTAATTTTGTTTATAATAGTTTTATTAGAAAGTTTTGAGATATTTCTTGAGATAGTAAATATTAAATATGCAAGAAGAATTGTTTATGGGGATAAAAGGGCTATCCCAGATTTTTTAAAAAGTGATGAGTTAAAAAGAAGCATTGACTACCAATGGGATAAAATCAAAGTAGGTATAGTCGAATCTCTTGTTAGTCTTTTCTTTTTATTGGTGATTTTTATCACGGGTATTATACAATGGTATGCAACTAAAATTATGAATTATACGGAAAGTGAATTCATAAGAGCACTTTTATTCTTAGGAAGTATTCAGCTTATAACCGGTTTAATAAGTTTACCTTTTTCTCTTTATAGGCAGTTTGTGGTGGAAGAAAAATACGGTTTTAATAAAATGTCTTTTTCTCTTTTCTTCAGGGATTTATTTTTAGGTACAATAATTGGCGGTATTATTTCTTCCATTTTACTTTTTGTCATAATAAAGATTATTGAGATTTTTCCGCGAAGTTGGTGGTTGATAGCATCTATTTTCACTTATATTTTTATACTGTTTTTAAACTATATTTATCCAGTATTAATTGCCCCTTTATTTAATAGGTTTGAGCCGATCGATGATGAAGAGTTAATTGATGGTATAAAAGATTTATCTGAAAAAAGCGGTTTTGATATTAGTGAGGTTGTTAAAATGGATGCTTCTAAAAGAAGCACTCATAGTAATGCATACTTTTCCGGATTTGGAAAGAAGAAAAGGGTGGTGTTATTTGATACTCTTATTGATAAACTATCCGTAGATGAGCTATTGGCAGTTCTTGCTCATGAGCTTGGTCATTTTAAAATGAAACATATTTTAAAGAATCTATTTATTTCATTTATAATGATTTTAATATCGTTTTTACTTACCTATTTTGTGATAAATAAAGACTTTATTTATCTCTGGTTTGGCTTTGATAAATCGATTTTTATCGGATTATTCCTTGTGACATTACTCTTTGCACCGTTTAAATTTATTATTTCACCAATTTTTATGAGTATTTCAAGAAAACATGAATTTGAAGCGGACAGTTTTGCTGCAAAATTGTTGAAAGGTGGGATGACTTTGAAGAGTGCTTTAATAAAGTTACATAAGGATAATCTTTCAAACCCTTTTCCCCACCCATTATATGTTTTCTTGAACTATTCGCATCCACCCTTGTTGGAAAGGATAAAAAGGTTAGAATCATATGGCGTTTAA
- the clpX gene encoding ATP-dependent Clp protease ATP-binding subunit ClpX, which translates to MKNKENLYCSFCGKHQDEVKKLIAGPNVYICDECVELCSEILHEDITEEDKDKEIKLLRPEEIKAKLDEYVVGQEDAKKVLSVAVYNHYKRILFGAKSDVEIEKSNILMMGPTGTGKTLLARTLAKILNVPFAIADATTLTEAGYVGEDVENVVLKLIQAADYDVERASKGIIFIDEIDKISRKTDSPSITRDVSGEGVQQALLKIIEGTVANIPPQGGRKHPHQEYIQIDTTNILFICGGAFAGLEDVIKRRIGKKTLGFGTDIKSTSDMTRDEILKEVQPEDLIKYGLIPEFVGRLPVIATLQDLDEDALIKILVEPKNSLVKQFQEIFKFDNVKLTFTQGALRAIAKKAIARKTGARGLRSIIEEAMLDLMYKIPSMEGLQECIITEDVINKQAEPILMFENKQESA; encoded by the coding sequence ATGAAAAACAAGGAAAATTTATATTGTTCATTCTGTGGTAAGCATCAGGATGAAGTTAAAAAGTTGATTGCAGGTCCCAATGTATATATTTGCGATGAATGTGTAGAGTTGTGTTCAGAAATTTTACATGAAGATATAACTGAAGAAGATAAAGATAAAGAGATAAAGCTTCTTAGACCTGAGGAAATCAAAGCTAAGCTTGATGAATATGTTGTTGGGCAGGAAGATGCTAAGAAGGTTTTAAGTGTAGCTGTATACAACCATTATAAAAGGATACTTTTTGGTGCTAAGTCAGATGTTGAGATTGAAAAATCAAATATTTTGATGATGGGTCCCACTGGGACAGGTAAAACACTTCTTGCTAGAACACTTGCAAAGATTTTAAATGTTCCATTTGCCATTGCTGATGCAACTACCCTTACTGAAGCAGGTTATGTGGGTGAGGATGTTGAAAATGTGGTGCTGAAGCTTATTCAGGCTGCAGATTATGATGTAGAAAGGGCTTCAAAAGGGATAATTTTCATAGATGAGATTGATAAAATATCCAGAAAAACTGATAGCCCTTCAATTACGAGGGATGTTAGTGGAGAAGGTGTTCAACAAGCGTTATTAAAAATTATTGAAGGGACTGTGGCAAATATCCCTCCTCAGGGTGGAAGGAAGCATCCTCATCAGGAGTATATTCAGATTGATACTACAAATATACTTTTTATTTGTGGTGGAGCATTTGCTGGTCTTGAAGATGTGATTAAGAGAAGAATCGGTAAGAAGACCCTTGGCTTTGGTACTGATATAAAAAGCACAAGTGATATGACAAGGGATGAGATTTTAAAGGAAGTTCAGCCTGAAGATTTGATTAAATATGGTTTAATCCCAGAATTTGTGGGCAGATTACCTGTAATTGCTACATTGCAAGATCTTGATGAAGATGCGTTAATTAAGATACTTGTGGAGCCTAAGAATTCACTTGTTAAGCAGTTTCAGGAGATATTTAAGTTTGACAATGTGAAACTTACTTTCACCCAAGGTGCATTGAGAGCTATTGCCAAAAAGGCTATTGCAAGGAAGACAGGTGCAAGAGGGTTGAGGTCTATTATAGAAGAGGCTATGCTTGATTTGATGTATAAAATTCCATCGATGGAAGGGTTGCAAGAGTGTATTATAACAGAAGATGTTATTAATAAGCAGGCAGAGCCAATTCTAATGTTTGAAAATAAACAGGAATCAGCTTAA
- the tig gene encoding trigger factor — MKVEVKNAEKSQKELSIEIPVEKYNEAFEAEYRKIAPTVNIPGFRKGKAPKSVVLKQFKHRISVNALEKVINESIVQALSEHKINPLNSPDVRDVNFEEGEPITFKVYVDVFPEYDVEKYEGYEFVKEKDEVADEDVDKVLEKLRMQNISYEPADDAEVQDGDMVVIDFEGFIDGEPFDGGSAKDYSFVVGSKTLLEEFEKGIIGHKKGDEFEVEVTFPEDYFEKSLAGKKAVFKISVKEVKRKVEPELNDDFAKDVDEECETLEDLKAKVRKDLEEETEQIAKENLYDKIIEKLIEENPFDVPDTLVRDQAERLATQTLQQYQYMYGVNPDQLGLNKDKLIEEYWNLAEKQIKSALILNKIAEKEKIEVTDEEVDKKIEELANKLKRNVDEYKKELERFGGINNLKNNILTDKIFEFLFSKNKIEEKIITKEEREKMNKEKEENKNQPEESKGE, encoded by the coding sequence ATGAAAGTTGAAGTAAAAAACGCTGAAAAATCACAAAAAGAACTATCTATTGAAATTCCTGTGGAAAAATATAATGAAGCTTTTGAAGCTGAATATAGAAAAATTGCACCTACGGTGAATATCCCTGGTTTTAGAAAAGGAAAAGCACCAAAAAGTGTAGTTTTAAAACAATTTAAACATCGTATAAGTGTGAATGCTCTTGAAAAGGTTATAAATGAATCAATTGTGCAAGCTTTGAGTGAGCATAAAATTAATCCGCTTAATTCTCCAGATGTAAGAGATGTCAATTTTGAAGAAGGGGAACCTATTACTTTTAAAGTTTATGTGGATGTTTTTCCAGAGTATGATGTAGAGAAATATGAAGGGTATGAGTTTGTTAAGGAAAAGGATGAAGTTGCAGATGAGGATGTTGATAAAGTTTTAGAAAAATTAAGAATGCAAAATATATCATATGAACCTGCAGATGATGCTGAAGTGCAAGATGGTGATATGGTTGTTATAGATTTTGAAGGGTTTATTGATGGTGAGCCTTTTGATGGAGGAAGTGCTAAGGATTACAGCTTTGTTGTGGGCTCAAAGACATTGCTAGAAGAGTTTGAGAAAGGGATTATTGGCCATAAAAAAGGGGATGAGTTTGAAGTAGAGGTTACATTCCCTGAAGATTATTTTGAAAAAAGTCTTGCTGGGAAAAAGGCAGTTTTTAAAATCAGTGTTAAAGAAGTGAAAAGAAAAGTTGAGCCTGAGCTTAATGATGATTTTGCTAAAGATGTTGATGAAGAGTGTGAGACCCTTGAAGATTTAAAGGCAAAAGTGAGAAAGGATCTTGAAGAAGAAACTGAGCAAATTGCAAAAGAAAACCTGTATGACAAAATTATTGAAAAGCTGATAGAAGAAAATCCTTTTGATGTGCCTGACACTCTTGTTAGGGATCAGGCTGAGAGACTTGCTACGCAGACTCTGCAGCAGTATCAATATATGTATGGAGTAAACCCTGATCAGCTTGGATTGAATAAAGATAAACTTATTGAAGAGTACTGGAATCTCGCTGAAAAGCAGATTAAAAGTGCACTTATTTTAAATAAAATTGCTGAGAAAGAGAAAATTGAAGTAACTGATGAAGAAGTTGATAAAAAAATTGAAGAGTTGGCTAATAAACTTAAAAGAAATGTTGATGAATACAAAAAAGAGCTTGAGAGATTTGGTGGAATCAACAATTTGAAAAATAATATTCTGACAGATAAGATATTTGAATTCCTTTTTAGTAAAAATAAGATTGAAGAAAAGATTATTACTAAAGAAGAAAGAGAAAAGATGAATAAAGAAAAAGAGGAAAATAAAAATCAACCTGAAGAAAGTAAAGGTGAGTGA
- a CDS encoding DMT family transporter — MSKYLVMFLLFIAGTFVSLQASLNARLAKYTGFLESTFISFFVGTLTLLLFLFFKGFGNLKNISEVPILYLSGGVLGAFFVFVITYSVPRIGVSAALSITIAVQLILGLIIDKYNPFDVSAFHVSFFNILGVILIFLGVIFLTYNR, encoded by the coding sequence ATGAGCAAGTATCTTGTAATGTTTTTGTTATTTATTGCAGGGACGTTTGTTTCATTACAGGCATCGTTAAATGCAAGACTTGCCAAATATACGGGGTTTCTCGAAAGTACTTTTATCTCTTTTTTTGTAGGGACGTTGACCTTACTTCTATTTCTCTTTTTTAAAGGGTTTGGCAATCTCAAAAATATTTCCGAGGTGCCTATTTTGTATTTGAGTGGTGGAGTATTGGGAGCATTTTTTGTTTTTGTTATCACTTATTCTGTGCCGAGAATAGGTGTCAGTGCAGCACTTAGTATTACTATAGCGGTACAGTTAATCCTTGGCTTGATTATCGATAAATACAATCCTTTTGATGTTTCGGCTTTTCATGTATCGTTTTTTAATATTCTTGGGGTTATATTGATCTTTCTTGGAGTGATTTTTTTAACATATAACAGGTGA
- a CDS encoding glycerate kinase type-2 family protein — MREILLNAISDTINFVRPDNLITNYVDLQGDILQIGEEKFEVGDRKIHVLGSGKGSIFMAKALEKLLKDRIAGGVIVSNFYEKLDRLKVVVGSHPYPDIKSVNATKEMLDYLENTAESDLVIYLLSGGTSALLELPEDGIDIEEISLITKKLMDLGLNIKELNSIRKKLSKVKGGKLLKYIKCEVVTLVLSDVVGDELGFIGSAPLYPTVDDVKKVVEKYNLYELLDDKLLKLILKEDNILDKKVKHFVIGSNKIALNFLSDKLEKEGFAVIKLTSNYQGDAETIGQMFAGIYKNIVEDGFPLKRPVAVVAGGESTVNVSGNGLGGRNQHMVLSFLHAISSFDKHTIFASVGTDGIDGPTDAAGALIDFSVWQKVIESGIDVENYLTKCDSYHFFDKVGGLIKTGPTGTNVCDLTVLVVK; from the coding sequence ATGAGAGAAATTCTTTTGAATGCTATTAGTGATACGATAAATTTTGTAAGACCTGATAATCTTATAACCAATTATGTGGATTTACAGGGGGATATTCTTCAAATTGGTGAAGAAAAGTTTGAGGTTGGTGACAGGAAGATCCACGTCTTGGGTAGTGGAAAAGGCTCAATATTCATGGCAAAGGCGCTGGAGAAGCTCCTGAAGGATAGAATTGCTGGAGGTGTTATTGTTTCCAACTTTTATGAAAAGCTTGATAGATTAAAAGTTGTGGTTGGATCACATCCGTATCCTGACATTAAAAGTGTAAATGCCACTAAAGAGATGTTGGATTATTTAGAAAATACGGCCGAAAGTGATCTGGTAATTTATTTGTTGAGTGGTGGCACATCAGCACTTCTAGAGCTACCGGAAGATGGTATAGATATTGAAGAGATTAGTTTAATAACAAAAAAACTGATGGATTTGGGGTTGAATATAAAAGAGTTAAACAGTATCAGGAAGAAACTGTCTAAGGTTAAAGGGGGGAAATTACTAAAATATATAAAGTGTGAAGTTGTTACACTTGTTCTTTCCGACGTAGTGGGGGATGAGCTTGGTTTTATCGGTTCTGCGCCTCTTTATCCTACAGTAGATGATGTAAAAAAAGTTGTAGAAAAGTATAATCTTTATGAATTGTTAGATGACAAACTGCTTAAATTAATTTTAAAGGAAGATAATATTCTTGATAAAAAGGTTAAGCATTTTGTTATCGGTAGCAATAAGATTGCTTTAAATTTTTTATCGGATAAGTTGGAAAAAGAAGGTTTTGCTGTTATTAAGCTTACATCAAATTATCAGGGGGATGCGGAAACCATAGGTCAGATGTTTGCAGGTATATATAAAAATATTGTTGAAGATGGATTCCCTCTAAAACGTCCCGTAGCTGTAGTAGCTGGTGGAGAATCTACCGTAAATGTATCGGGGAATGGGCTTGGTGGAAGAAATCAGCATATGGTTTTGTCATTTTTACATGCGATTTCTTCTTTTGATAAACATACTATTTTTGCAAGTGTGGGAACGGATGGCATAGATGGTCCCACTGATGCAGCAGGTGCTTTAATCGACTTTTCTGTCTGGCAAAAAGTTATAGAAAGCGGGATAGATGTGGAAAACTACTTGACAAAATGTGATTCTTACCATTTTTTTGACAAAGTGGGTGGATTGATTAAGACTGGACCTACAGGGACAAACGTTTGTGATTTGACGGTTTTAGTGGTGAAATAA
- the clpP gene encoding ATP-dependent Clp endopeptidase proteolytic subunit ClpP yields the protein MSFYIPYVIEQTGRGERAYDIYSRLLKDRIIFIGTTIDDNVANVVIAQMLFLEAEDPDKDIYLYINSPGGVITSGLAIYDTMNYIKPDVTTICIGQAASMAAVLLSSGAKGKRFALPHARIMIHQPLGGFQGQAKDIEIHAQEILRMKKMINRILAENTGKSEKQIDKDSDRDFFMSAIEAKEYGLIDECIEKRG from the coding sequence ATGAGTTTTTATATTCCTTATGTCATTGAGCAAACTGGTAGAGGTGAAAGAGCTTACGATATTTACTCAAGATTGCTCAAAGACAGGATCATTTTTATAGGGACTACAATAGATGATAATGTGGCGAATGTTGTTATAGCTCAAATGTTGTTTTTGGAAGCTGAGGATCCAGATAAGGATATTTATCTTTATATAAATAGCCCTGGCGGAGTAATTACTAGTGGTTTGGCAATTTATGATACAATGAATTATATCAAGCCTGATGTAACTACAATTTGTATCGGTCAGGCTGCAAGTATGGCTGCTGTACTTTTATCAAGTGGAGCGAAAGGTAAAAGGTTTGCTCTACCACATGCAAGGATTATGATACATCAACCTCTTGGTGGATTTCAGGGGCAGGCTAAAGATATTGAAATTCATGCCCAGGAAATATTAAGAATGAAAAAAATGATAAATAGAATCTTAGCCGAAAATACAGGCAAAAGTGAGAAGCAGATAGACAAGGATTCTGATAGAGACTTTTTTATGAGTGCCATTGAGGCTAAAGAATATGGCCTTATTGACGAATGTATAGAAAAAAGGGGTTGA
- a CDS encoding MarC family protein, with amino-acid sequence MKEFLILYFKSITTLFLVIDPIGLVPVYMALTSGMTVSERKSLLNKSVLVGFILLGIFTIAGSSILWLFGIDVHDFRVAGGLLFLLISIQIIFGNDEKQYSSAGTGVVPFATPLMVGPGVVTATIVLTGTVGVIPTLISGIISFVFTYLILYFGREILELLGKNVTNVITKVVGLILAAISVHYIREGIIGVISTY; translated from the coding sequence ATGAAAGAATTTTTAATTTTGTATTTTAAATCAATAACAACGCTTTTTTTGGTGATTGATCCTATTGGACTTGTTCCAGTGTATATGGCGCTCACGAGTGGGATGACGGTTTCTGAAAGGAAAAGTCTTTTAAATAAATCGGTATTGGTTGGTTTTATTTTACTTGGTATTTTTACGATTGCCGGTAGCAGTATCTTATGGCTTTTTGGTATAGATGTACATGATTTTAGAGTGGCCGGTGGATTGCTTTTTCTGCTGATTTCCATTCAGATTATTTTTGGTAATGATGAAAAGCAGTATAGTAGCGCAGGGACTGGTGTTGTGCCATTTGCTACCCCGTTAATGGTAGGACCTGGAGTAGTTACCGCTACGATAGTATTGACAGGGACAGTAGGTGTGATACCTACGTTAATTTCAGGTATAATATCTTTTGTTTTTACCTATTTGATATTGTATTTTGGAAGAGAAATTTTGGAGCTTTTAGGGAAAAATGTTACAAATGTTATTACAAAGGTTGTTGGTTTGATCCTTGCAGCAATCTCCGTGCATTATATTAGAGAAGGCATTATAGGGGTAATTAGCACATATTAA
- a CDS encoding tetratricopeptide repeat protein, with product MNEKKAYYYYEKGKEKYISKDYVKARQFFEEFLKFNDNFADVHNYLGYIYYASNDLNRAIEHYKKAIELNPYYTEALINLVVILHSIGEFKKAEKYLDSLKKSEKVRGIADKYCIGKLANMHAEIANRYTSLFLYEEAANEYEKALRLAPDFPDIRLEYANVLRDLGRLEEAIVQYDEILIRKPHYVEALINMAIAYYKLGYLGFCINALKKAKEINPENRMLKAFLYLLENAKEVE from the coding sequence ATGAATGAAAAAAAAGCTTATTATTATTATGAGAAAGGGAAAGAGAAATATATTTCAAAAGACTATGTTAAAGCAAGACAGTTTTTTGAAGAGTTTTTAAAATTTAATGATAATTTTGCTGATGTACATAACTATCTCGGATATATCTATTATGCTTCAAACGATTTGAATAGGGCTATCGAACACTACAAAAAAGCTATAGAGCTGAATCCTTATTACACTGAAGCTTTGATTAATTTGGTGGTTATTTTGCACAGCATTGGAGAGTTTAAGAAGGCTGAAAAGTATCTAGATAGCCTAAAAAAGTCAGAGAAAGTAAGAGGGATTGCTGATAAATATTGTATAGGAAAGTTAGCAAATATGCATGCTGAAATTGCGAATCGTTACACATCCCTTTTTCTTTATGAAGAAGCTGCTAATGAGTATGAAAAGGCTTTGAGGCTTGCTCCAGATTTTCCTGATATAAGACTTGAATATGCCAATGTTTTAAGGGATTTAGGGAGGCTTGAAGAAGCTATCGTTCAGTATGATGAGATACTTATTAGAAAACCTCACTATGTAGAAGCACTTATTAATATGGCTATAGCCTATTACAAGCTTGGATACTTGGGGTTTTGTATTAATGCTTTGAAAAAAGCTAAAGAGATAAATCCTGAAAATAGAATGTTAAAGGCATTCCTTTACCTTTTAGAAAATGCAAAGGAGGTAGAGTAA
- a CDS encoding SoxR reducing system RseC family protein, translating into MAFKEHTGTVVKIENRRMFIQFGKQLGCHACEHKDSCGITEESNVFDFDLIDGIDVGDTVKVYIEDKTVLKSALLVYILPIAILLVFAIIGGIITKIFSFSEIFTPAFSLFGVIIYFILLKMVYGKKKIDIKIEKV; encoded by the coding sequence ATGGCGTTTAAAGAGCATACGGGTACGGTTGTCAAAATTGAAAATCGAAGAATGTTTATACAGTTTGGTAAACAACTTGGGTGCCATGCCTGCGAGCATAAAGATAGTTGTGGAATTACAGAAGAGTCCAATGTGTTTGATTTTGATTTGATTGATGGTATAGATGTGGGAGATACGGTAAAGGTTTATATAGAGGATAAAACGGTTTTAAAGTCGGCTTTACTTGTTTATATTCTGCCTATTGCTATTTTGCTTGTTTTTGCGATTATAGGTGGTATTATAACGAAAATTTTTAGTTTTTCTGAAATTTTTACTCCCGCTTTTTCTCTTTTTGGTGTGATAATATATTTTATACTTTTAAAGATGGTTTATGGAAAAAAGAAAATAGATATAAAAATAGAGAAGGTGTGA
- a CDS encoding SAM-dependent methyltransferase, with amino-acid sequence MATPLSQNYSEIPEYQISILKNVDLFIGEEKKFTVRLLAFLKMRDKPYLLINEHSVDDDYLVALDEIKKVESAVFFSDCGTPSVADPGYKLINMAYQNGVEVLSLPGPSSIMAALSVSGFYAERFYFAGFPPKKGYERKNFFKKLERFKETVVLMERPYACKRVLDELQYLKKRISISFNLGMPDEKTFRGFPKDVSKMLNDVKKAPFVIVMEGIKK; translated from the coding sequence TTGGCAACGCCGTTATCTCAAAATTATTCTGAAATTCCCGAGTATCAAATTTCTATTTTAAAAAATGTGGATTTGTTCATTGGTGAAGAGAAAAAATTTACCGTGAGACTTCTTGCTTTTTTAAAAATGAGAGATAAGCCTTACCTTTTAATAAATGAGCACTCAGTTGATGATGATTATCTGGTTGCATTAGATGAGATAAAAAAGGTGGAGAGTGCAGTTTTCTTTTCAGATTGCGGGACACCTTCGGTGGCAGATCCCGGTTATAAACTTATAAATATGGCATATCAAAATGGTGTGGAAGTGCTATCTTTGCCGGGGCCGTCATCCATTATGGCTGCATTGTCGGTATCCGGTTTTTATGCTGAAAGGTTCTATTTTGCAGGTTTTCCTCCAAAAAAGGGGTATGAAAGAAAAAATTTCTTCAAGAAATTGGAGAGGTTTAAAGAGACAGTTGTGTTGATGGAACGTCCTTATGCCTGTAAAAGAGTTTTGGATGAGTTGCAATATTTGAAAAAAAGGATATCAATATCTTTTAATCTGGGGATGCCAGATGAAAAGACGTTTAGAGGCTTTCCAAAAGATGTTAGTAAAATGTTAAATGATGTAAAAAAAGCTCCTTTTGTTATTGTTATGGAAGGTATTAAGAAATGA
- the serS gene encoding serine--tRNA ligase yields MLDLRFIVSNIDLVKEKTHARGYTEIDFDEILKLDKKRREIIQTVEKYKKERNEVSKQIGMLRRKGEDTKEIEERVKSIKIEIDKLDEELKNIESEIKDILLRIPNLIDDTVPIGEDENDNVLYREWGEKRNFDFEPKPHWDIAEALDIVDFERGVKLAKSRFSLYKGLGAKLERALINFMLDVQTKNGYLEVMPPYLVNEQTMTGTGQLPKFEEELFKCERDNLYLIPTAEVPVTNIYANEILSEEDMPIYMTAYTPCFRREAGSHGKDVRGLIRQHQFNKVELVKIVKPEDSDTELEKLLQNAEEILQLLNIPYRVVTLCSGDIGFSAAKTYDIEVWLPGLGTYKEISSCSNFKDFQSRRANIKFRRKETKKVEYPHTLNGSGLAVGRTFLAILENYQQKDGSVVIPEVLRKYMDGIEVIKPS; encoded by the coding sequence GTGTTAGATTTAAGATTTATTGTATCAAATATAGACTTGGTGAAAGAAAAGACTCATGCAAGAGGGTATACGGAGATTGATTTTGATGAAATTTTGAAGCTTGATAAAAAAAGAAGAGAGATAATTCAAACAGTAGAAAAATATAAAAAAGAACGCAATGAAGTTTCAAAACAGATAGGGATGTTAAGAAGAAAAGGGGAGGATACTAAGGAGATTGAGGAGAGAGTAAAGAGTATTAAGATTGAGATTGATAAACTTGATGAAGAACTGAAAAATATCGAATCTGAAATTAAGGATATTTTATTAAGAATACCAAATCTTATTGATGATACAGTGCCTATTGGAGAAGACGAGAATGATAATGTATTATACAGAGAATGGGGAGAAAAGAGAAATTTTGATTTTGAGCCAAAGCCTCACTGGGATATTGCTGAAGCCCTTGATATTGTTGATTTTGAAAGGGGTGTAAAATTAGCAAAGTCAAGATTTTCTCTTTACAAAGGTCTTGGTGCAAAGCTTGAGAGGGCTTTAATAAATTTTATGTTAGATGTTCAGACGAAGAATGGTTATCTAGAAGTGATGCCACCTTACCTTGTAAATGAACAGACAATGACAGGAACAGGGCAGTTGCCAAAATTTGAAGAGGAACTTTTCAAATGTGAGAGGGATAATCTCTATCTCATACCTACCGCAGAGGTGCCTGTGACAAATATTTACGCTAATGAGATTCTTTCTGAGGAGGATATGCCTATTTATATGACAGCTTATACCCCATGTTTTAGGAGAGAGGCTGGCAGTCATGGTAAAGATGTGAGGGGGTTAATTAGACAGCATCAGTTTAATAAGGTAGAGCTTGTAAAAATTGTGAAACCTGAAGATTCTGATACAGAGCTTGAAAAACTTTTACAGAATGCAGAAGAAATATTGCAGCTTTTAAATATTCCATATAGAGTGGTGACTCTTTGCAGCGGTGACATTGGTTTTTCTGCAGCTAAAACTTACGATATAGAAGTATGGTTGCCTGGGCTTGGTACATATAAAGAGATTTCTTCATGTAGTAATTTCAAAGATTTTCAATCAAGGAGAGCAAATATTAAATTCAGGAGAAAAGAGACTAAAAAGGTAGAATACCCTCATACGCTAAATGGTTCAGGGCTTGCTGTGGGAAGAACTTTTCTTGCTATATTAGAAAATTATCAGCAGAAAGATGGCTCTGTGGTAATTCCTGAAGTGCTAAGAAAGTATATGGATGGTATAGAGGTAATTAAGCCGTCTTAA